Genomic segment of Oncorhynchus tshawytscha isolate Ot180627B linkage group LG13, Otsh_v2.0, whole genome shotgun sequence:
CCTCAGCAACTGGATAATAAGGCACTTACTAGGTCTAGATCAAACCCATACAAGTAATATAagaacacaattttttttttttgtcattcatAGACGCAATATACAATGTAGTGTACGATTGTGGCGCATTCAACTGGAAATATCCAACAATGTGATCAGGCGTTTTGTAGTGCACGCGCATGAGATTTCATAGTGTATAAAAAAAAGGCGGTCTTTAATAAAAGCTTCGTCTATCCCAATTAGACTTGCTTACATACTGCTTGTAATACATGTCATGTGTCACATGGTCATATTTACACGAGGAACATGCATTGATTGCAtagagtaaaaaaaacaaaaaacgaaCAAAGAAATCTCAGGGGACTCCCATTTCCTCCTACATACCTCAGATGCGATAGCGCTTAGCATTTATACCAAAATGTCGTTAAATGAGCCGGCGCCCTTGATGCGGTGACACTGCTGACCAGTTTTGACAGAGAGGGGTACACAGTCCATCTCAATGCTAGAAGTCCGGGGTCTCTGGTGTCACTGTCAGTCCACTCTGTAGCCTTCACCGAGGCCAAACCGTGCAATACTCGGCAGCACTCAAAACTACACCAAGCACTAGAGTGAGCAGCCATGCAGAACCAGCAACTCAACAGGACTGCATTTGACTGTGTTTAGAGACTTAAGACAGAGCCTGGCCGTGGCATACTGCTCAACCAACACCACATATAAAACCCAAGGCATTCATTCCCTTGTAGTACAAATAGTCTTGGCTGAAACGGACGTCTGTGCACAAAAGTAGCAGAATGTCCTTACAAATAAACGTTGTGCTCTGACTGGACACAGGAAGGGCTCTGGGCTTATGGAAGGCAGAGGAGTGCTTAAATTGTGGAGACTAAGCAGTGGACAGTTGAGTAACACAAATCAGGGAATAGGCTAGCCTGTATGAAAGGCCATCCTCCGGGTCATTCCGCGTTGCATACAATCAGCCTATCCCATGACGGTTTATCCAAAGGATCATCGGCAGAGGATTTATTTAGTCAAAGCACCTTTCTCTTACGAGTCAAAGCCTGTCCACTCCTCAATGCAAACCTAGCCAGGGGAGCACTGAGGTCAGACAAACAAAACCTTCCAGATTGTTCTGTAACAGTTTGTGGTGGTGTGGGCTGGGGGACTGGATTACAGCCCCAACCCATCATCCACAGGGACTGATTGTAGCTGGGTGAGGATCTTGGGgtctccatccatctccactGGGTCCCCCAACGGCGACCCCCTGTCCACATCCTGTTCTGGAGAGGTGCTGCCTAGTAGCAGGGCCTCGCCTCCAGGTAGGTCCAGCAGAGGCGGGTCCTCGGGCAGATCTCCCTTCCCACGGACATCAAACATAGTCAGGCTggcagaggtggagagggggacagggctCCAGGTTGTGTGGGAGAGCTGAGTGGTGGGGGTCACTCCGCTGCacatggggctgagggagagcATGCTCTCTGGGGTGAGGGCATTGGGAGGAGTGTGGGTGGCAGAGAGGTCCAGGGTGTGTggggaggtggtggagagggGCTGGTTGGTGGGGACACCCATCTCAGGAGTGCAGTAGAGCGGAGAGGAGTTGATGAAGCAGAGGGGGGACGTCTGGAGGGTGTTGGACGTTGGGACGGAGGTGGACACTGGGAGGAGGGTAGGTGTAGGTTGGCTGACAGGGTTGAGGGTGAGTCCAGGGCCTACTCCGTTGGTGTGGTGGTTAGAAGCCTCAGGGACGGGTTTCATGGGCAGGCTGCCGAACTGGATGCCAGCTGGGATAGTTAGGATCAGCTTGCCGTTCTGGTAACTCAGGATGGGGCTTCCACCATAGAGGAGATTCcctacaggacagaggagaggtggaagTGGAGGAATTAGTAGGGAAGTAGTAGTGGGAAATATGTTAGCATTTCATCAACCAACAATGACATAGCTATATTTTCCCTAAAAAACAAATGACTCAGTAATGTCAGACACCCAGAGAAGACTGACTGCCAATAGCACAGTAGGAGGCCAttctcttgctagaacaaaaAGACACCTCTTGTTGTGTACCGACGAACTTGACATTCTTCACGACTTGAATCTGAGACGATCAGAGAGCACGAACCCCCTGTAGGGAAGCCAAAAAGACAACTCTGGGTAGCTGCAGTTCAACATGGCAACTGGAGTATGGGCGAGTGGATGTGTGGTAAGAGAATCAGCTAATTGGGCAGATTTGTTGCCACTAAAGACCATTTCGCGTGGCTGATTGGGCTGCACGACGAGTCGATAAGCCCGTGACCAGTGCACCGGTGTTGTATGGACATGCCAGCCAACCTGAGACCTGCCCATGATACCACGGTCGTGTCACCGGCGGAAGCTAAAGTGGCCACTTTTTTCCCCTCCCATGATCTTATTTTAATTAGGATAGTAACCTACACATGGTATAACTAATATTGATAACCATCTAGATGTCACCTTGAAACATGCACATGCAGTCCagatcaggggtattcaactcttaccctatgagATCTGGAGCCtgatggttttctgttctacctgataattaattgcacacacctgatgtcccaggtctaaaaatcagtccctgattagaggggagcaatgaaaacatgcagtggaactggcttcgaggtccagggACCTAGGTAATGGGGAGGGCATAAACGGCAACAACACCGGGACACAGTGCCCTTTGCTCCCGCTTGACAAGCATTACTGTCCGGCAATGGCGTGGGAAGTAGCTCCCTAGTATCAGGTTGACAGTCACAGTAAGCATGCGCATACAACGCATGAAGCAACAGTACACCCATCACCAGTACTTTAAAAAACTAAATAAACAAATCGTCAGGTAGAATTGAAAATATACAATTAATGTAGAACTGCCAGTGAAATACTACTCAGATTCATCCTCTAGCTTCAAAATAGAAATCCAAACTCTTGCGATAGCGTAGCTCAATCTACGGTAGTTGTGGGGTAAGGAACggaagtaaaacatttaaaaaacaccaCTCAATCAAAAAAACGTCTAACCTATAGCAGAGCACTTCACCCTCACACTACTTTCCTTAACACACCCACACTCCAGTTGCCATATTGGGATGCAGCTCCCACCTTCTCCGAAAAAGGAGGATCAACAGAAGACAAGGGAAAAAAGGCACTTTTCCTGGTGACATCAATCCCACGTTAGCTTGCTAACTGAGCCAGGCAGTCACAACACTTCATATGAAATACATTGGGTGGTAAAGTGCAGCACAATGCACATAACACTAGCTGCTTTACCAAGCTAGCTAGCACTTTATCATGACTCAGTTCCATTACACAGCTGCATGGCTCTGTACAAAACTGCTATAGTAAATGTACTGTATCTTTTTGATTTGAAGGACTCTTTCTCACTGATGAAATATAAGGGCCATATTGCAAGCGATGATTATTGACATTTCTAAACCTTAAAACACAGTGCCCAGGATTGTAGTTCACAAAGTATTTATAGGCGAAGCAAATGGCTGACAACTAAGGAGAAGCCAGAATGCCGCCTAGAGTTTGAACTAGCCATCTAGCAAGATGAATAAATCATTTCATTCACTCTCCACTATCCCATACTGCCAGTTccattgctagctagcattagctaaACAGTTAGGATAACCATTTACCAGTTAGCACAACAAAGGTAGCTAGCTACTGCACTGATTGTTGGCAGCTAAGTCAGCTACTTCATTCAAATACAAATCCATGTTGATTTAATGACCTATAATGTTGCTAGCTACTTAAGTTATCTAGTTGTTGTTACTAGCCAGATGGCCATATGGGCttactacaaattctagctagctagcaataacCTTAGCACACCTTgatagttagctaacattagctatcaaGCAAAAGCCAAACAAAGCTTAAAAGCTACTGCCACCTTGTGGCCTGGAGTATTTTAACAATCTGATCAGCGGTTGATCCGTATGATGtgaacaacaaaatgttgaatgcCGACAGTACCAATCAGCAGTCAGTCTTCTCAGTGTGTCCAAGTCTTAAGTTACCTGGCGAGGCGGAGGGGAGCTGAATGACCCCAGAGTTGAGGAGCTGGACACCAGGAGCCATGCTGGTCGGGGGGCCTACAGTCTGGAGGGGTCCCAGCTGGTTTATCCTGAAGGGCCCCTGAGTCATCCCACCTCCAGGGGCCGAGGTTAGGATCTGAAAGGCTCCACCAGATCCAGATAGAGAAGGGGTGGACGGGCCCACCTGAGGGAAGGAGAGTTGTCCCGTGGAGGAGACAGGCACCAgctggggcagggagaggggaaCCAACTGGCCTGGGATTGTCTCTTTGGACTGAGAGATGATCTGAGGATGGCCTAGTGGGGACTGGATCTGGGTCAGAGTGGGGATGGTAGCTGAGGTCTGTTCACCCAGCTGGAGTGTGAGTCCCTGGGGGAGCTGTCCGTTGGGGAGCTGGGAAAGGGAGAGGATGGTGGTTCCCTCTCCCAACGTAGAGGAACTACTATGATGCTGGGGGAGGGGTTGGGCGAGGCGGGGGGCGATGTTCAGAGTCTGGTGGGCCTGGAACTGGGAAAGGGTgccctgggggagagaggaggtgaggggggacACAGGGATTAACTGGGGACACTGGGACACCTGGCCTCCaggtgtgtgttggaccagttGGGATACGGGGACACCCTGGATGGAGGGCACCACCTGAGGCAGGGAGAATACCTGTGGGGTGGAGTAGCTGTAGGAGGACACCACCTGGCAGATGGAGCTGGAGGGGGTGAGCTGAGAACCAGCCGTGGCAAACACCACAAACTCCCCCTGCTGGCTGGGGAGGCCCACTACAGGGCTGGAGATGACGACGCCCGGAGAGGACATAGAGACCGGAAGGGTGAGGGTGTCGGagaggcagccattttgagtCAGAACCAGGGAGgaaagggaggtgggggagaatgTTGAGGGGGAAGACAAGGAGGAAGCAGAGACTGTCTGGATGTCCTCAGCTTTGAGAACCATCCCCTCTGGGACATTGATGAAGTCCAGGGTGGGGATGGTTGAGGGGTTCGTCAGGCTTACATTGTCCGTCTTAAGATCCTCtgtcagagggagggagatggcaGAGCTGGGCTGGGCCTCCATGGCCATAACCCCCTGGCCCTCAAGACCCATATCCTCACTGCTCTTGGATATGACCTGCGCTCCATTGAAGAGCAGAGGTGAGTTAGCCGATATGGGGCTGAGGGTAACCGTGTGACCATCGCTCAGGGTCAGCCCGTTGATGATGACGCCACCCCCTGCCCCGGAGATCAAGGAGCCACCGTTGATGAGTAAGGGGTGGGAGGCGGTGAGGAACCCACCTGCCCCGTTGAGGAAGAGCTGGCCTCCAGTGCTGCAGGGGGtgccagagagggagatggaggctgTGGAGCCCACAATGTCCTCTGGTTTGTCTGAGATGTCATCACCCTCATCATCTGTGCTGTGGTTACCATCGGACTCACTGAGAAAACAcaggggaggagcagaggagaaagATAGGGTGAGTGAACCGTGGGGTGAGTGAGACAATGAACAGAGACAGCATATGGAAGAAGGGGGAGTAGACAAGGATTGCATGATAGATGGAATGGAAAAAGAGGAGAAAGGGATTCGAATGTTACAACACACAACATATGGTAGGTCTATAACAGTCTGTGAATCTCCTTTGATCCTATGGTTTACACAGTATGTGATGTGTATGTCCTCAACTATCCTGGTGCACTAAAGCAGTATGGTTAACACAGTCCCCCAGCCGCCCACTGCCCatagagaagagaaagacaggacTGCATGGGGGGGATGATcggcatatatatattttttttttatctcgccacacacacacacacaccttcctctctACACATGGGAATAAAgtacatcaacaactgacacattGAAAACCCAATTTCCTGTGTAGCTGTGTTGCATTTAAGCTGCCAACTTCCCTGGCCAAAGCGAGTGTACTGTAGCCTGTAGTCctgcagtaaaataaaacaacgTTTTTGGGGTTTAAA
This window contains:
- the LOC112244674 gene encoding homeobox protein SIX5, which gives rise to MASLSLESAEQSENSTEESTQEAALVKEETDPDEVSEQLLKTFQNSALSFSTDQVACLCEALLQAGNVDRLWRFLSTIPPSAELLRGNETLLKAQALVAFHREEFKELYAILESHDFHPSNHGFLQDLYLQARYKEAERSRGRSLGAVDKYRLRKKFPLPKTIWDGEETVYCFKEKSRNALKECYKGNRYPTPDEKKNLAKVTGLSLTQVSNWFKNRRQRDRTPSGTNSKSESDGNHSTDDEGDDISDKPEDIVGSTASISLSGTPCSTGGQLFLNGAGGFLTASHPLLINGGSLISGAGGGVIINGLTLSDGHTVTLSPISANSPLLFNGAQVISKSSEDMGLEGQGVMAMEAQPSSAISLPLTEDLKTDNVSLTNPSTIPTLDFINVPEGMVLKAEDIQTVSASSLSSPSTFSPTSLSSLVLTQNGCLSDTLTLPVSMSSPGVVISSPVVGLPSQQGEFVVFATAGSQLTPSSSICQVVSSYSYSTPQVFSLPQVVPSIQGVPVSQLVQHTPGGQVSQCPQLIPVSPLTSSLPQGTLSQFQAHQTLNIAPRLAQPLPQHHSSSSTLGEGTTILSLSQLPNGQLPQGLTLQLGEQTSATIPTLTQIQSPLGHPQIISQSKETIPGQLVPLSLPQLVPVSSTGQLSFPQVGPSTPSLSGSGGAFQILTSAPGGGMTQGPFRINQLGPLQTVGPPTSMAPGVQLLNSGVIQLPSASPGNLLYGGSPILSYQNGKLILTIPAGIQFGSLPMKPVPEASNHHTNGVGPGLTLNPVSQPTPTLLPVSTSVPTSNTLQTSPLCFINSSPLYCTPEMGVPTNQPLSTTSPHTLDLSATHTPPNALTPESMLSLSPMCSGVTPTTQLSHTTWSPVPLSTSASLTMFDVRGKGDLPEDPPLLDLPGGEALLLGSTSPEQDVDRGSPLGDPVEMDGDPKILTQLQSVPVDDGLGL